The following are encoded in a window of Esox lucius isolate fEsoLuc1 chromosome 14, fEsoLuc1.pri, whole genome shotgun sequence genomic DNA:
- the exosc2 gene encoding exosome complex component RRP4 — protein MAADMRLPTTRKQVSLSNSLSALDGKDLVVPGDVITSDTGFMRGHGTYLDEEKLTASVAGEVERVNKLICVRPLKTRFNGEVGDVVVGRITEVQQKRWKVETNSRLDSVLLLSSVNLPGGELRRRSAEDELTMRDYLQEGDLISAEVQSVFSDGALSLHTRSLKYGKLGQGVLVQLSPSLIKRQKTHFHNLPCGTSIILGNNGFVWLYPTPGQQDEEAGGYYTSLEPVSLSDREVISRLRNCLLALAAHKVLLYDTSVLYCYESSLPHQIKDILKPEVMEEIVMVTRQKLVEQEG, from the exons ATGGCTGCGGACATGAGATTACCAACTACTCGGAAACAAGTATCATTATCAAACTCTCTGTCAGCTTTGGATGGAAAGGATTTAGTGGTTCCCGGTGATGTGATCACATCAGACACAGGGTTTATGAG GGGTCATGGGACTTACCTGGATGAAGAAAAACTTACTGCTTCTGTGGCTGGAGAGGTGGAAAGGGTGAACAAGCTCATCTGTGTACGGCCGCTCAAGACCAG GTTCAATGGGGAAGTTGGAGATGTGGTGGTCGGAAGGATCACAGAG GTTCAACAGAAGCGCTGGAAGGTGGAGACAAACTCCAGGCTGGACTCTGTGTTGCTGCTGTCCTCTGTCAATCTGCCTGGAGGAGAGCTC AGGAGAAGATCAGCAGAAGATGAGCTCACCATGAGAGACTACCTCCAGGAGGGGGACCTCATAAGT GCAGAGGTGCAGTCCGTTTTCTCTGATGGAGCTCTTTCTCTTCACACTCGCAGTCTGAAGTATGGAAAG CTGGGGCAAGGGGTCCTTGTGCAGTTATCTCCATCTTTGATTAAGAGACAGAAAACCCACTTCCACAACCTGCCGTGTGGGACCTCTATCATCCTGGGTAACAACGGCTTTGTGTGGCTGTACCCCACCCCAGGACAGCAGGATGAGGAGGCAGGAGGATACTACACTAGTCTGGAG CCTGTCTCACTCTCAGACCGGGAGGTGATATCGCGGTTAAGGAACTGCTTGCTGGCCCTTGCGGCACACAAGGTGCTGCTGTATGATACCAGTGTGCTCTACTGCTACGAATCATCACTCCCACACCAG aTCAAGGATATCTTAAAACcagaggtgatggaggagattGTGATGGTGACACGGCAGAAACTGGTGGAACAAGAGGGTTAG